A stretch of Zootoca vivipara chromosome 13, rZooViv1.1, whole genome shotgun sequence DNA encodes these proteins:
- the LOC118095499 gene encoding galactoside alpha-(1,2)-fucosyltransferase 2-like: MDLPQRCSFSQPALFLFLFFFGLLSLSSFLHLYDKMPYQRWRISVKNASNFSGKGHPASLIITTTTSSRSSSKIIDSGIWTVNSAGRFGNQIGEYATLYALAKMNGHQAYIYPAMHQYLSPMFRITLPVIHAQVEKKIHWKNFPLHNWMSEDYKHIKGKYVQLTGYPCSYTFYHHIRQEILQQFSFHDHIKEEANQYLQELRGQRQEVTYVGVHVRRGDYVYVMPSWKGVVADRGYLEKAMNYFRKKYRNPIFVVTSNGMEWCKKNINASRGDVYFSGDGRESSPGRDFALLAHCNHTIMTIGTFGLWASYLAGGETIYLANYTLPDAPFLKRFKPSAVFLPEWIGIPADLSPLLPNNPSQVQKPEA, translated from the coding sequence ATGGATCTCCCACAAAGATGTTCCTTCAGCCAAcctgccctcttcctcttcctcttctttttcggTCTCCTGTCCCTCTCTTCATTCTTGCACCTGTATGACAAGATGCCATATCAGCGGTGGAGGATCAGCGTCAAGAATGCATCCAATTTCTCAGGGAAGGGACATCCTGCCTctctcatcatcaccaccaccacttcgtCCAGGTCATCCTCTAAGATCATAGATAGCGGCATATGGACAGTGAACTCTGCTGGCCGTTTCGGGAACCAGATAGGGGAATATGCCACCCTCTATGCCTTAGCCAAGATGAATGGACATCAAGCCTATATTTATCCCGCCATGCACCAGTACCTGTCACCAATGTTCCGAATCACTTTACCAGTGATCCATGCTCAAGTGGAGAAAAAGATCCACTGGAAGAACTTCCCTCTGCATAATTGGATGTCAGAGGATTATAAACACATCAAAGGCAAGTACGTCCAGCTGACGGGCTACCCATGTTCTTACACCTTTTATCACCATATCCGCCAAGAGATACTTCAGCAGTTCTCCTTCCATGACCACATCAAGGAAGAAGCCAATCAATATCTTCAGGAGCTACGGGGGCAGCGCCAGGAGGTGACATATGTTGGAGTGCATGTCCGCAGAGGGGATTATGTCTATGTGATGCCCAGCTGGAAAGGTGTGGTAGCTGACAGAGGATATTTGGAGAAAGCCATGAACTATTTTAGAAAGAAGTACCGCAATCCCATCTTTGTGGTGACCAGCAATGGGATGGAGTGGTGTAAGAAAAACATTAATGCCTCCAGAGGGGATGTTTATTTTTCTGGGGATGGGCGGGAGTCCTCTCCAGGGAGGGATTTTGCTCTCCTTGCTCATTGCAACCACACAATAATGACGATAGGCACTTTTGGACTCTGGGCCAGCTACCTGGCTGGTGGGGAGACCATCTACTTGGCCAACTACACCCTCCCAGACGCTCCCTTCCTCAAGCGCTTCAAGCCCTCAGCAGTTTTTTTACCTGAATGGATTGGGATTCCAGCAGACCTCTCCCCTCTGCTGCCCAATAATCCTTCTCAAGTCCAGAAGCCAGAAGCTTGA